Genomic segment of Cronobacter dublinensis subsp. dublinensis LMG 23823:
ACATGGGCCATGTGCAGTGGCCGTGCCCGACGCTGGATCACCCTGGCACCCCGTACCTCTACGCCGGTAATCGTTTCGATACGCCGAGCGGCAAAGGTCAGCTGTTCGCCGCGGCCTGGCGCGCGCCGGCGGAACAGCCGGATGCCGATTACCCGCTGGTGCTCTGTACCGTGCGCGAAGTGGGGCACTACTCCTGCCGCTCGATGACCGGCAACTGCGCGGCGTTGCAGACGCTCGCCGACGAGCCGGGCCGCGTGCAGATGCACCCGCAGGACGCCGCGCGGCTTAACGTGCGCGACGGCCAGCTGGTGTGGGTTAACTCTCGCCGTGGCCGCGTCATCAGCCGTGCCGATGTTAATGAGCGCATCAACCCCGGCGCGGTTTACATGACCTACCAGTGGTGGATCGGGGCCTGTAACGAGCTCACCCAGGATAATCTCGACCCGGTCTCTAAAACGCCGGAAACCAAGTATTGCGCGGTGAATGTGGAGGCTATCGCCGATCAGCGCGATGCCGAAGCCTATGTCCAGACCACCTATACCAGCATGAAGGCGCGCCTGCGCGACGCCGCGGCGGTATAGCTCAACCCGCGCGGGCGCAGGCCCGCGCTTTCTGATACGACCATGAATCTGAACGGCACGATTTTACGCATCCAGGGCCGGGTGCAGGGGGTAGGATTTCGCCCCTTCGTCTGGCAACTGGCGCAGCGGTTACAACTCGCGGGCGACGTCTGCAACGACGGCGCTGGTGTGGAGGTGCGCCTCACCGGCGGCGAAGGGGCGTTTATCGCCGCGCTCTGGCAGCACTGTCCGCCGCTTGCGCGTATCGACAGCGTCAGCGCCGCGCCGTTTCGCTGGCCGCAACGGCCAGAGGCGTTTTCCATACGGGAAAGCGGCGGCGGGGCGATGCGTACGCAGATAACCCCGGACGCCGCCACCTGTCCGCAATGCCTGCGCGAACTCAACGACCCGACTGACCCCCGCTGGCGTTACCCGTTTATCAACTGTACCCACTGCGGCCCGCGCTTCACGATTATTCGCGCGATGCCCTACGACCGGCCCAACACCGCGATGGCGGGCTTCCCGCTCTGCGCGCGCTGTAGCGCGCAATACCGCGACCCGGCCGACCGGCGCTTTCACGCGCAGCCCGTGGCGTGCCCGGACTGCGGCCCGCAGCTGCGCTGGGTTAGCGGCGGGCGACATGCCGAAAAAGAGGCGGCCCTCCAGGCTGCCACCACCGCGCTAAAGGCCGGGCAGATTGTCGCCATCAAAGGCCTCGGCGGGTTTCATCTCGCCTGCGACGCACAAAACCCGCAGGCCGTGGCGCGCCTGCGCACGCGCAAACAGCGCCCGGCCAAACCGCTGGCGGTGATGCTGCCGGTGGACACCCGTCTTGATGACGATATTCGCGCGCGGCTCGCCACGCCCGCCGCGCCGATTGTGCTGGTGGATAACGCCTGTCTGCCGCCGCTGTGCGATCTTATCGCGCCGGGGCTCAATGAGACCGGCGTCATGCTGCCCGCGAACCCGCTGCAATACCTGCTGATGCAGGGCGTCGAATGCCCGCTGGTGATGACCTCCGGCAACCGCAGCGGCGAGCCGCCCGCGCTCACCAACGCCCAGGCGCTGTCGCAGCTGGGCGAAATTGCCGACGGCTTTTTGCTGCACGATCGCGACATTTTGCAGCGGATGGATGATTCGGTGATGCGCCAGAGCGGCGAGATGCTGCGCCGGGCGCGCGGTTTTGTCCCGGATGCCCTCCCGCTGCCGCCCGGCGTTGCGCCGGTGCCCGCCACGCTCTGCCTGGGCGCAGACCTGAAAAATACGTTTTGCCTCGCGCGCGGCAGCGAGGCGGTGCTGAGCCAGCATCTGGGCGATCTTGGCGACACGCAGACTGAAGCGCAGTGGCGACAGGCGCTGGCGCTGTTTCGCGAGATTTACGATGTTCACCCGCAGCAGATCGTAGTGGACGCGCACCCCGGCTACCGCACGACCGCGCTCGGCGAAACGATGGGCCTGCCGGTGCTCCACGTGCTGCATCACCACGCGCATATCGCCGCGTGCCTCGCCGAGCACCGCTGGCCTTGCGACGCCGGGCCGGTGGTTGCGCTGGCGCTCGACGGCATCGGCATGGGCGAGCAGGGCACGCTGTGGGGCGGCGAGTGTCTGCTGGTGGATTACCGGCGCTGCGAGCGGCTGGGCGGGCTGCCTGCCGTGGCGCTGCCGGGCGGCGACCTGGCGGCGCGCCAGCCGTGGCGAAACTGGCTGGCGCAGTGGCAGGCGTTCGTGCCCGACTGGCAGACGCTTCCTGAGGCCGCAGGGCTTCTTGATAAGCCCTGGCAGCCGCTGGTTCGTGCGGTGGCGCGGGGCATTAATGCGCCGCAGGCGTCCTCCGCGGGCCGCCTTTTCGACGCGGTCGCCGCCATGCTCGGCGTGGCGCCTCGCGCGCAAAGCTACGAAGGCGAGGCGGCGTGTCGTCTGGAGGCGCTGGCGCGCCGTCATGGCGCGGTCGCGCATAGTGTGACGTTGTCACTTAGCGGCGGCGAGTTTGATATGCCTGCCTTCTGGGCGAGCCTGCTGGCGTTCGACGCCCCCTCAGGCGCGCGCGCCTGGGCGTTTCATGATGCGCTCGCCGGTGGGCTGGCCGCACTCGCGCGTCTGCATGCGAACGCGCACGGCATCACGACAATCGCCTGCGGCGGTGGGGTGCTGCATAACGCGCTGCTGCGCGAGCGTCTGGCGTTTTACCTTCACGATTTCCGGCTGCTGCTGCCACAGACGTTGCCCGCGGGCGATGGCGCGGTGGCGTTCGGCCAGGCGGCGATCGCCGCCGCCACGTTTTCTTCACTTACAGGAATGTTGTCATGCTGACTCAACTGCTTCGTCTTCCCGCGCGCGCGCTGGCTCTGGTGGCCGCGCTCGGCCTCGCTAACCTGGCCGCCTGGATCTGGGCGTTTTTCGCCTTCCATCAGAGCCCCGCGCTGATGGCCGCGAGCCTGCTCGCCTGGGGCTACGGCCTGCGCCACGCGGTTGACGCCGATCATATCGCCGCCATTGATACCGTCACGCGCAAAATGATGCAGCAGGGCAAACGCCCGTTCGGCGTCGGCGCGTGGTTTTCGCTCGGCCACTCCAGCATCGTGGTGCTGGCGTCCATCGCCATTGCTGCCACGGCGGCGGCCATAAAAGACGATATGGCCTGGTTTCACGAGGTGGGCGGCGTTATCGGCACCACCGTCTCGGCGGTGTTTTTGCTGGCGATGGCGCTGGTGAATCTGGTCATCCTGCGCGGCATCTGGCAGAGCTTCAGCAGGCTGAAACGCGGCGAGCCGCTCAGCGAAAACGCCGACGCGCTCGCGGCGGGCGGCCCGATGAGCTGGCTGTTTCGCGCCACCTTCCGCCTGGTGAGCAAAAGCTGGCATATGTACCTGGTCGGCTTTCTGTTCGGTCTCGGGTTTGATACCGCCACAGAAATTGGCGTGCTCGGGATCTCGGCGGCGGGCGCGTCAAACGGCATGTCGGTCTGGTCGATTCTGGTCTTCCCGGCGCTGTTTACCAGCGGGATGGCGCTTATCGACACCCTCGACAATATGGTGATGGTCGGCGCTTACGGCTGGGCTTTCAGCAAGCCGCAGCGCAAGCTCTACTACAACATGACTATCACGGGCACCTCCGTCGTGGTGGCGCTGGTGATTGGCGGTCTTGAGGCGCTGGGGCTGCTGATGGATAAATTCGGCCTCACCGGTGGCATCTGGGAGCTGGTGGCGGGCGTGAATGACAATCTCGGCAACGCCGGGTTCATCGTGGTCGGCCTGTTTATCGCCTGCTGGGCGCTCTCTTTGCTGAACTATCGCCTTAAAGGCTACGACGCGCTGCCCGCGCGCTAAGCCGTACCGCGCCTTTCGTCACGTCACTTCTGACGAAAGGCGCGGCTCTCGACACCCGCACAACTCCCCGTCATAAAAAATTCCCTTATCCGGCAGTGGGTTAACGGCTGGCACGGTTTCTGCATTATATGCGCCACTATCTACGCAGTTAACCGGGAGCAAGACCGATGAAGAAAGTCGTCACGGTATGCCCCTATTGCGCGTCGGGTTGCAAAATCAACCTGATCGTCGATAACGGCAAAGTCGTTAAGGCGGAAGCGGCAATGGGCAAAACCAATCAGGGGGACTTATGCCTGAAGGGCTATTACGGCTGGGATTTTATCAATGATACCCAGATCCTCACGCCGCGGCTGAAAACGCCGATGATCCGCCGCGAGCGGGGCGGCAGGCTGGAGGCGGTGTCGTGGGACGAGGCGCTCGATTATGTGGCGCAGCGGCTTGGCGATATCAAAGCGAACTATGGCCCGGACGCGATCATGACGACAGGCTCGTCACGCGGCACCGGTAATGAAACCAACTACGTGATGCAAAAATTTGCCCGCGCGGTGATCGGCACCAATAACGTCGATTGCTGCGCGCGCGTCTGACACGGCCCCTCGGTTGCAGGTCTGCACCAGTCGGTCGGTAACGGCGCCATGAGCAACTCCATCACTGGCATTGAAAATACCGATTTAGTGTTTGTCTTCGGATATAACCCCGCGGATTCACATCCGATCGTCGCCAATCGCGTGATTAAAGCGAAGAAAAACGGCGCGAAAATTATCGTCTGCGATCCGCGTAAAATCGAAACCGCGCGCATTGCGGATATGCATCTGGCGCTGAAAAACGGCTCCAATATCGCGCTCCTGAACGCGATGGGCCACGTCATTATCGAAGAAGATCTCTGGGACCACGCCTTTGTCAGCGCCCGTACCGAAGGTTTTGAGGAGTATCGCAAGATAGTCGAAGGCTATACGCCGGAGTCGGTAGAAGCGATAACCGGCGTCAGCGCGGCGCAGATCCGTGAAGCCGCCCGGCTTTACGCCCAGGCAAAAAGCGCGGCGATCCTCTGGGGGATGGGCGTTACGCAGTTTTACCAGGGCGTCGAGACGGTGCGGTCGCTCACAAGCCTGGCGCTGCTCACCGGCAACCTCGGCAAACCGAGCGCGGGCGTCAACCCGGTGCGCGGGCAGAACAACGTGCAGGGCGCGTGCGATATGGGCGCGCTGCCGGATACGTACCCAGGCTATCAGTATGTGAACAACCCGGCGCACCGCGAGAAATTCGCCCGCGCCTGGGGCGTAGAATCGCTGCCTGCGCATACCGGCTATCGCATCAGCGAGCTGCCGCACCGCGTGGGGCATGGCGAAGTGCGCGCGGCGTACATTATGGGCGAAGATCCGTTGCAGACCGACGCCGAGCTGTCGGCGGTGCGTCAGGCGTTTGCGAGCCTGGACCTGGTTATCGTGCAGGATATCTTTATGACCAAAACCGCGGCGGCGGCGGATGTGATTTTACCGTCCACCTCGTGGGGCGAGCATGAAGGGGTCTATACGGCGGCGGATCGCGGCTTTCAGCGCTTCTTTAAAGCGGTGGAGCCGAAGTGGGATTTGAAAACCGACTGGCAAATAATCAGCGCCATTGCCACCCGCATGGGATATCCGATGCATTACGACAATACGCAGCAGATCTGGGACGAGCTGCGCGCGCTGTGCCCGGATTTCTACGGTGCGACCTACGAGAAAATGGGTGAGCTCGGCTACATTCAGTGGCCGTGTCGTGATGAATCGGACGCCGATCAGGGCACCGATTATCTGTTTGAGAAGGAATTTTCCACGCCGAACGGCCTCGGACAGTTCTTCACCTGCAACTGGGCACCGCCGCTCGACCGGGTGAACGACGACTACCCGCTGGTGCTCTCTACCGTGCGCGAAGTGGGGCACTACTCGTGCCGCTCAATGACCGGCAACTGCGCCGCGCTCGCCGCGCTCGCCGACGAACCGGGCTACGCGCAAATCAACAGCGCCGACGCCAGACGGCTCGGCATTGAAGACGAGGCGCTGGTCTGGGTGGTGTCGCGCAAAGGTAAAGTCATTACCCGCGCGCAGGTCAGCGACAGGCCGAACCAGGGCGCGGTCTACATGACCTACCAGTGGTGGATTGGCGCCTGTAACGAGCTGGTGGCGGAAAACTTAAGCCCCATCACCAAAACGCCGGAGTACAAATACTGCGCCGTGCGCGTCGAGCCGATTCGCGAACAGCGGGCCGCCGAGCAGTATGTGATTGACGAGTACAATGCGCTGAAAGCCCGGCTGCGGGAATCCGCGCGAGGATAAACGCGTCAACCGCACCGCGATCCCAATCCCCCGCAAGGGGGATTTTTTTGCGCGTTATTCAGCCCTGCGGCATCAGCGCGCGGCATTCGGCGAGCACAAACTGTCGCAGCCAGCGGTGCGCCGGGTCGGCCTCTGAGCGCGGATGCCACATCTGCGATACCGTGATAGGGCGGGTCGGCACCGGCAGGTCAAACCACGCGATGCCGGGTGCGGGCGGCAGGTTTATCAGAAACGACGCGGGCACCAGCGCCACCAGGTCACTTGCGCGCGCGACCGCCAGCGCCGCCGGAAACCCCGACACCACGGCGGCGACGGTGCGCGCAAGGCCGAGCGTCGCAAGGCCTTCATCCACCGGCCCGGTGAGCAGCCCGCGCCGCGAGGCCACCACGTGCGGCCAGGCGACATAGTCCTGCGCCGTCACGTCCGGGCGCGCGGCCAGCGGATGCGCCTCCCTCACCACGCCTACAAAACGGTCCTGGAACAGCCGTTGCAGCCGGATTTCCGGCCCCATCTCGCCCGGCACGCCGATTTCCAGATCCGCGTCGCCTTCGCGTAGTGGCCGGTCTGTTTTGGCCGGCTTCGGCGCGAAACGCAGACGCACGCCGGGCGCGATACGCGCGGCGCTGACGATAAGATGCGGGCCGAACGCCTCCACAAAGCCGTCATTGGCGCGAAGCGTAAAGGTCTGCTGGTGGCTGGCGATAGCAAACGCCTGCGGCGCGGGGCGCAGCACGGCGCGGGCTTCGAACACCGCGCTCTGCGTGCGCTCACGGATGGCCTGCGCGTAAGGGGTGAGCACCATCTGGCGTCCGGCGCGCACCAGCAGCGCGTCGCCGGTGGCGTCGCGCAGGCGGCCCAGCGTGCGACTCATCGCCGAGGCGCTTAAGCCGAGCCGCCGCGCGGCCACCGCCACGCTTTTCTCGGTAAGCAATACATCCAGCGCGAACAGCAGGTTGAGATCCGGTTCATTCATCATTCCCTCCGGGCGCCTTATCAGATATGGCGTTTCATGCAGGTTTACAGTGCAATCGTTGCGTCTTCCGCCATGTATCGCCTGGAAGTAGAGTTAACGCAAGCATGAATGACGCTGAGGTGATAATGACGCTTTTTTCGAGCCTGCCCGGCGATGAAGGGCTGCCGGGGCGCGAGCGCGCGCTGGCGATGACGGCGGTGATGACCAGCACGACGATGGCCGTGTTTGACGGCGCGATGGTGAATATCGCGCTGCCGGATATCGCGCGTGAATTACAGGTGAGCGCGGCGGACGCCGTGTGGGTGGCGAACGGTTATCTGCTCGCGGCGGCCATGACGCTCGCGATTTTCGCAGCGCTGGCGGGAAGGCTTGGCTTTCGTACGCTGTTCGCCGCAGGCGTGGGGCTGTTTACGCTGGCCTCGCTCGGCTGCGCGCTGGCCGATTCGCTCGGGATGCTGGTGGCGATGCGCTTTTTGCAGGGGATTGGCGGGGCGGCGACGCTCAGCATCGCGCCAGCTATCCTGCGCACTATTTTCCCCAACCGGCTGCTGGGGCGCATTCTTGGAATGAACGCGCTGCTTATCGCCACCAGCACGGCGGTTGCGCCGGTGCTCGGCGGCGCGCTGCTGGCCTGGCTCGGCTGGCCGTGGCTGTTTGCCATTAATCTCGCGCCGGGGGCGCTCGCGCTGTGGCTGACGCTTCGCACGCTCCCGCAGGCCCGTCGCCCGGCGCGCGGGCCGTTTGACGTGTCGGGCGCGCTGCTTTCAGCCCTGATGCTGGGCGCGGCAGTGATGGCGCCGGACGCCGTCTCGCTGTCCGCCACGCTCGGCTGGGCCGCGCTGGCGGCGCTTTCGGGCGCGGCGCTGGTCTGGCGTCTTAAGCGTGCGCCGGAGCCGCTTTTGCCGCCGCAGCTTTTCGCCAGCCCCCGCTTTACCCTTGCGGCGCTCACCTCGCTGGCGTCGTTTATCAGTCAGGGAATGACCTTTGTGGCGCTGCCGTTTCTGTTTCAGAGCGTGTATGGCTACAGCGCGCTGAACGCGGCGCTGCTGTTCACCGCCTGGCCGGTGGGTATTATGCTGGTCGCGCCGCATGCCGGACGACTCGCCGATCGCCACGCGCCGTCGCTTATCGCCACCGTCGGGCTCGCGGTCTTTGTGGCGGGGCTCGTGGCGCTGGCGCTGCTGCCTGCTCACGCGAGCGCATGGGATATCAGCCTGCGCGGCTTACTGTGCGGAACGGGCTTTGGCATTTTTCAGAGCCCCAATAACCGCGAGATGCTGGCGAACGCCTCGCGCGAGCACAGCGGCTACGCCTCCGGCGTACTGGCGATTATGCGCATGTTCGGGCAGTGCGTGGGGGCGGCGCTGGTGGGGGTGATTTTCGCCCTCGGCGCGCCCGGCACTGACGCGCTGGCGCAGGCCTCTGGCGTCCGGCTCGCGCTGTGGGTCGCGGCTCTCGCATCGCTGCTGGCGCTCGGCTTTAGTCTGAGTCGGTTGCGGCGCGGATAGGGCGCAATACCCGCGTGCGGCGGCGGGTTATAAAATCAGGCGCGGCGCTCAGGGCTGTGTTAAGGTCGTTTTCTAATCACTACTGAGGGCTAACCTATGCCAAAAAACGTCGTTGCCATTCTGCCTGGCGGACAGGTCGAGCATGTTGCTGTTGCCGATGAGTTAGAAATCATGCGCATTAGCGGTGAGAAGGGGGCCACGCTTGAGTTGCCAATTGAGAGTTATAAGCTTGATGGCGAAACGTATCTGGTAGCGCGGTTTTCGAGCCTCGTGAGCGCGCAGGAAACCGAAAGCGCTATCCGGCAGTTTTATTAATTCCTCGCTACGGGGGCTAAGCCCCTGTAGCGGTTTATTACGGTCTCAGAATTTCTTCTCGCTGGTCAGCGACGATGAGAGTTTACGCAAGGCGTCGACATCCAGTTCCGGTTTCTCTTTATCGAGAAGGCAGGCGACAGAAAGTAGTTCATTAAACTGCGCGAGTAATAATTCCGTATCCGATTTTAACGGATTATCTTCCGCATCCAGCGCCGCGTTAATCGCTTTTTTGACCCCTTCAACCATTTCTTCCATGCCGCCGTTCTTGCCGATGGTCATTAGCATGGCGCTTAACAATAACGCCTGCGCTTCCACCTGAGCCGTCAGAATTTTCGCTTCCGCATCCATTTTCGAAATTTTGGCAATCATGCTGTAAATCACATTATTCATGAGATTCCTCCTTTGCCCGACCAGCATATCAGTGGCGCAAGCGCGGGCAATATTGTGTAGTCTTAAATTAGCGCAACGCGCCTGTAAAGGCCTGAGTACGGGTGTTTGTCCACGCACGACAACGCGCGCCCTGGCGGCGTTCAGGCAACAGCATTTATAAGCAAGGCAGATACAGAGTATATATACGCTAACCCTCCCGGTTGCCGAAACTCGCCGCGCTAAAATCGCGGCTGAAATCGCACAATGAACGAAGGTTGCTTCGCGAAACGGCGAGGGGCTGCACGGGAATATCGCATTAAGGCGAGGAGAATGCACGATGAATAAAATGAATGGCCAGTGTCACTGCGGTGCCGTGAAATTTACCGTGGAATTAACGGACGGGCTGAATACCGCCCGGCGCTGCAACTGCTCTTATTGCCGGATGCGCGGCGCCATTACGGTGTCGGCGCCGCTAAACGGTATTACCGTGCTGGAAGGTAAGGAAAAACTGACGGAGTATCGCTTTAATACCCGCCAGGCGGCGCACTATTTCTGCCAGGTCTGCGGCATTTATACCTTCCACCAGCGGCGCTCGAATCCGGATCAGTATGGCGTGAATGTCGCATGCCTCGACGGTATTTCACCTTTTGATTTTCCTGAAATCACCGTGACCGAAGGCATCCACCATCCTAATGATGGCGGTGGCGGCGTGGCGGGCTATTTACGTTATACGCCCGCCACGCCGGACGAGTAACGGCTCAGGCACGACAAGAGTTCAGCGTTCGGCATAGTCGAGGCGATAGCCGTCGGCAGTGTCGCGCACGTATGCAAACCCTGGCGCGCCAAGGTGCATTCCCGCCACCATGAGCTGTTCGCGGGCGGCCTGCGCCAGCACGGTCTGGCGGGTGGCGGCGGCCTGCGCCGGATCGTGGTCAAAGGCGATGGAAACCGTCGGGTGCGCGGACTGGACAGACGGGAAGTGCACGATATCGCCCCAGATAAGCAGGCTTTCACCGCCTGAATCGAGGCGAAACCCGGTGTGGCCTGGCGTATGGCCCGGCAGCCAGACCGGGCGGATACCCTCTGCGATGACGGCCTCGTCGGTGATAAAACGCAGGCGCGGCGCGTACCCCTCAAGCGTGCGGCGGGCAAGCGATATCGCGCGCTGTACCCGCTCATTCGCGGCACGCAAGCGCGCGTCGTCGCGCCAGAATGCGGCTTCCAAAGGGTGCAGCCAGAGCGCGGCGCGCGGGTAGACCGGCGCGCCCTGGCGGTCCAGCAGGCCGCCGAGATGATCGGGGTGGCCGTGGGTCAGTAAAATCGTATCCACCTCGTGCGGCGCTACGCCAAGCGCGCGCAGGGCGGCGAGTAGTTCTCCGCCTGCCTGGTTTAGCCCGCCGGTACCGGCATCGACCAGCATGACGCGTCCCTGACCACGAATCAGATAACCATTGATGAGGATCTCGTCGGGCCTGGCGATGCCAGCGTCGCGCTGGAGCGCCTCGGCACCGGCAGGCGAGATGCCCGCTAACAGATCGAGGCTTACCGGCATCGTGCCGTCGCTGAGCGCAGTGACCTGGAATTCGCCAATCTGGCGTGAGGGAAAAGCGGGACGGTTCATACAGCCCTCCTGGGCGTGCGGCATAATGACGTTTCGTCATGCTAAAGGCTGCTATCACGGCTGTGAAACGATACTATGGCACCCCTTAATGACTTTTTATCACTGACGGGCGCAGGCCCGGTTGCAGGAGGCGTGCCAGTGCGCAGAAAAATCCCCGGCAGCGCGTCGCTGCAGGCGTTCGAGGCGGCCGCGCGCCACGGTAATTTCGCCCGTGCGGCGCAGGAGCTGGCGCTGACGGAAGGCGCCATCAGCCGCCAGATTGCGAAGCTTGAAGCGCTGCTCGGCTGCAAACTGTTCGACCGCACCGGCAGCCGCGTCAGGCTGAATCCGGCGGGCGCGCGCTACGCCCACCGCGTGCGCGAAACGCTGGAGCGGCTTGAGCGCGACACCCAGTATCTGATGGGTCTGCCAGAAGGGGGCCGGAGCCTGGAGATAGCCGCGCTGCCCACCTTCACCAGCCGCTGGCTTATCCCGCGACTCGGGCGTTTCTCTGCCCGCCACCCCGACATCACGCTGAATATCGCCGCGCGCACCGATCCGTTTATCCTGAGCGGCAGCGGTTTTGACGCCGCGCTGCATTTTGACAGCCCCGCCTGGGCCGGAATGCGCGTCACCAGGCTCTATGAAGAGCGGCTGGTGCCGGTGTGCCACCCGGCGCTGGTGAAAGAAGGGGGGAGTCACGCTGCGTTAAACCGCCTGCCGCGCATCCAGCGCCGCCAGAACCCTGACGCGTGGCAGCGCTGGGCGCAGGAGACCGGTACGCATCTCGATAACCCGGCGCAGGGCGCGCGCTACGATCTGCATGAGATGGCGATTGCCGCCGCGCTTGCCGGGCAGGGCGTGGCGCTGGTGCCGCAGGGGTATGTGGAAGAGGAACTGGCGCGCGGCGCGCTGGTGGCGCCCTGGCCGGGAACCGCCGCGATTAGCAAAACGTTTTGTCTGATAAAACCTGTGGAGAGCGGCGTTAACGATGCCGCGCTTGAAGCGTTTGAAGCCTGGTTGCGGGACGAGATCCCGGCGCAACACACAGAAAAAAGCGCCGCCGGTGGGGGAGACCGGCGGCGGTGAGCGTTACGCCCGCTGCGGTTCGCCGCGCACCGGGCGATCGCCTGCGACGAAATAGCTCGCCGTGCTGCGCGGCAGCGGCGCGCGACCGCGGATGTTATCCGCAATCTTCTCGCCAATCATGATGGTAGTCGCGTTCAGGTTGCCGGTGATAATCAGCGGCATAATCGACGCATCCACCACGCGCAGCCCTTCGAGCCCGTGTACGCGGCCTTCACCATCCACCACGGCCATGTCATCGCTGCCCATTTTGCAGGTGCCACAAGGGTGATAGGCGGTTTCCGCGTGGTTACGCACAAACTCATCGAGCTGTTCATCGGTATGGCAGTCGATGCCCGGACTGATTTCACGGCCACGGAATTCATCCAGCGCGGGCTGGTTGATTATCTGGCGCGTAATGCGAATGGCGTCGCGGAACTCCTGCCAGTCCTGCTCGTGCGACATGTAATTAAACAGGATCGCCGGATGCTGGCGCGGATCGCGCGATTTAATGCGTACATGGCCGCGGCTCGGCGAGCGCATGGAGCCGACATGGCACTGGAAGCCGTGCGCTTCAACGGCGTTGGAGCCGTTGTAGTTAATCGCCACCGGCAGGAAGTGGTACTGAATGTTTGGCCAGGCGAACTCTTCACGGCTGCGGATAAACCCGCCGCCCTCGAAGTGGTTGCTGGCCCCGATGCCGGTGCCGTTAAAGAGCCACTCTGCGCCGATTTTCGGCTGGTTCCACCATTTGAGCGCCGGGTAGAGCGAGACCGGCTTTTTGCATTCATATTGCAGATACATCTCCAGGTGATCCTGAAGGTTCTCGCCGACGCCCGGCAGGTCATGCACGACCGGAATATCAAATTGTTTCAGCAGCTGCGCGTTACCCACGCCCGAGCGCTGAAGGATCTGCGGCGAGGCGATGGCGCCCGCGCAGAGCAGCACTTCACGGCGCGCGGTGACTTTTTGCGGCGCGTTGCTGGCCCCGTGGAGATACTCCACGCCCACCGCGCGTTTGTTATCGAACAGAATGCGATCGGTCGTGGCGTGGGTGATGATTTTCAGGTTCGGACGCTGCTTCGCGGTGTCGAGATAGCCGCGCGCGGTACTGGAGCGGCGGCCTTTCGGCGTCACGAAACGGTCCATCGGGCCGAAGCCTTCCTGCTGGTAGCCGTTGAGATCGTCGGTACGCGGATAGCCCGCCTGCACGCCCGCTTCAATCATCGCCGCGAACAGCGGGTTATTGCCGGGTTTGCAGGTGGTGATGCTGACCGGGCCGTCGCCGCCGTGATAATCGTTAGCGCCGATATCGCGCGTTTCCGATTTCCGGTAATAGGGCAGGCAGTCGAGATAGGTCCAGCGCGCAAGGCCAGGCTGCTGCGCCCAGTTGTCGAGATCCATCGCGTTGCCGCGGA
This window contains:
- the hypF gene encoding carbamoyltransferase HypF, producing the protein MNLNGTILRIQGRVQGVGFRPFVWQLAQRLQLAGDVCNDGAGVEVRLTGGEGAFIAALWQHCPPLARIDSVSAAPFRWPQRPEAFSIRESGGGAMRTQITPDAATCPQCLRELNDPTDPRWRYPFINCTHCGPRFTIIRAMPYDRPNTAMAGFPLCARCSAQYRDPADRRFHAQPVACPDCGPQLRWVSGGRHAEKEAALQAATTALKAGQIVAIKGLGGFHLACDAQNPQAVARLRTRKQRPAKPLAVMLPVDTRLDDDIRARLATPAAPIVLVDNACLPPLCDLIAPGLNETGVMLPANPLQYLLMQGVECPLVMTSGNRSGEPPALTNAQALSQLGEIADGFLLHDRDILQRMDDSVMRQSGEMLRRARGFVPDALPLPPGVAPVPATLCLGADLKNTFCLARGSEAVLSQHLGDLGDTQTEAQWRQALALFREIYDVHPQQIVVDAHPGYRTTALGETMGLPVLHVLHHHAHIAACLAEHRWPCDAGPVVALALDGIGMGEQGTLWGGECLLVDYRRCERLGGLPAVALPGGDLAARQPWRNWLAQWQAFVPDWQTLPEAAGLLDKPWQPLVRAVARGINAPQASSAGRLFDAVAAMLGVAPRAQSYEGEAACRLEALARRHGAVAHSVTLSLSGGEFDMPAFWASLLAFDAPSGARAWAFHDALAGGLAALARLHANAHGITTIACGGGVLHNALLRERLAFYLHDFRLLLPQTLPAGDGAVAFGQAAIAAATFSSLTGMLSC
- a CDS encoding HoxN/HupN/NixA family nickel/cobalt transporter, which translates into the protein MLTQLLRLPARALALVAALGLANLAAWIWAFFAFHQSPALMAASLLAWGYGLRHAVDADHIAAIDTVTRKMMQQGKRPFGVGAWFSLGHSSIVVLASIAIAATAAAIKDDMAWFHEVGGVIGTTVSAVFLLAMALVNLVILRGIWQSFSRLKRGEPLSENADALAAGGPMSWLFRATFRLVSKSWHMYLVGFLFGLGFDTATEIGVLGISAAGASNGMSVWSILVFPALFTSGMALIDTLDNMVMVGAYGWAFSKPQRKLYYNMTITGTSVVVALVIGGLEALGLLMDKFGLTGGIWELVAGVNDNLGNAGFIVVGLFIACWALSLLNYRLKGYDALPAR
- the fdhF gene encoding formate dehydrogenase subunit alpha, coding for MKKVVTVCPYCASGCKINLIVDNGKVVKAEAAMGKTNQGDLCLKGYYGWDFINDTQILTPRLKTPMIRRERGGRLEAVSWDEALDYVAQRLGDIKANYGPDAIMTTGSSRGTGNETNYVMQKFARAVIGTNNVDCCARVUHGPSVAGLHQSVGNGAMSNSITGIENTDLVFVFGYNPADSHPIVANRVIKAKKNGAKIIVCDPRKIETARIADMHLALKNGSNIALLNAMGHVIIEEDLWDHAFVSARTEGFEEYRKIVEGYTPESVEAITGVSAAQIREAARLYAQAKSAAILWGMGVTQFYQGVETVRSLTSLALLTGNLGKPSAGVNPVRGQNNVQGACDMGALPDTYPGYQYVNNPAHREKFARAWGVESLPAHTGYRISELPHRVGHGEVRAAYIMGEDPLQTDAELSAVRQAFASLDLVIVQDIFMTKTAAAADVILPSTSWGEHEGVYTAADRGFQRFFKAVEPKWDLKTDWQIISAIATRMGYPMHYDNTQQIWDELRALCPDFYGATYEKMGELGYIQWPCRDESDADQGTDYLFEKEFSTPNGLGQFFTCNWAPPLDRVNDDYPLVLSTVREVGHYSCRSMTGNCAALAALADEPGYAQINSADARRLGIEDEALVWVVSRKGKVITRAQVSDRPNQGAVYMTYQWWIGACNELVAENLSPITKTPEYKYCAVRVEPIREQRAAEQYVIDEYNALKARLRESARG
- a CDS encoding LysR family transcriptional regulator — its product is MNEPDLNLLFALDVLLTEKSVAVAARRLGLSASAMSRTLGRLRDATGDALLVRAGRQMVLTPYAQAIRERTQSAVFEARAVLRPAPQAFAIASHQQTFTLRANDGFVEAFGPHLIVSAARIAPGVRLRFAPKPAKTDRPLREGDADLEIGVPGEMGPEIRLQRLFQDRFVGVVREAHPLAARPDVTAQDYVAWPHVVASRRGLLTGPVDEGLATLGLARTVAAVVSGFPAALAVARASDLVALVPASFLINLPPAPGIAWFDLPVPTRPITVSQMWHPRSEADPAHRWLRQFVLAECRALMPQG